Sequence from the Deltaproteobacteria bacterium CG11_big_fil_rev_8_21_14_0_20_49_13 genome:
AGATTAACGCTTGTAGATGGCGTCATCGGATAGAATGCCGCAAATTTCACCCCTGCAGAAATTGCGCCAAGGGCAATGGCTTCATTACCGTTCATCATGTAACGTTCTTTGTCCGTTTTCACCTTTGGTGATTTATTAAAGACAATGTTCTGCCCGGCGGCCCAGTCATAGGAAGCGTTGAGCATGTTTTCGTTATCTTTGGCGATCGTTGAGCCCTTCTTGCCGAAACGATCATTAAGCAATTTAAGGATATGGCCCTTTTCTACGCCAAGGATCGAGCAGACGACCCCCAAAGATGCAACATTCTCCAACTTTGCCGAACCGAACTTTTCGTATGGGACTTTGATCGGTCTTAGAACACCCTCGCCGGACTTGAATTTATCCGAAGAAATTACAATACCTTCTTTTGCAACTGATGCCTTATGGATATTAACGGTCTCCTCATTCAAAGCCACAAGGATATCGACCGACTCCTTTGGCGCAGAGATCTCTTTATCGCTCACCCTTATGGCGAACGTGTTGTGTCCGCCGCGCACCCTTGACTGATAGCTCTGCGTAACGACTATATTGTAACCGGCTCGGACCAGGACCTTGGAAAGAAGTTCGCCGATCGTCACAAGCCCCTGCCCCGCCTCACCGCCTATTAGAATGTTAGTTGAAGTGTTCATATACTGTTCGAGCTTGTCGAGAACATAACATATCGGCTTCTCGACTTCGCTCGAAGTCTAATAGTTCTCGCCCAGGATCTCAAAATGCGCCTTTGGATGCAGACATGCAGGGCATGTATCGATTGCTTCGGTCCCCCCATGAAGGTAGCCGCAGTTCCTGCAGCGCCACACAACTTTTGTATCCTTTTTGAAGACCTTGTGAGATTCAACGTTGGCAAGAAGGTCCAAGTAACGTTTTTCGTGCTGTCTCTCGGCCACCGATATTGCCCTAAATGCCTTTGCGATATCGTTGAGTCCTTCCTTCTCTGCGGTCTGGGCGAACTCCTGATACAGCGCCGTCCATTCGTGGTTCTCGCCAGCCGCGGCGGCCTTTAGGTTCTCCGCCGTCTTACCTATCTTACCCGCGGGATATGCCGCCTCTATCACAACGTCTCCGCCCTCAAGGAACTTGAAAAATCTCTTTGCATGTTCCTTTTCCTGGGCGGCCGTCTCTTCAAATATGGATGATATCTGTTCAAAACCGTCCTTTTTTGCCTGCGAGGCAAAATATGTATACCGGTTCCTTGCCTGCGATTCTCCGGCAAAAGCCTTAAGCAGGTTCTTCTCTGTCTGTGTTCCCTTTATGCTCATACCATCTCCTCCTTTTGTTTTTTTCGGAACTAAACATAATATTAAGTTGATTTCAAGATATCATTTAAGTAAAGGAGGTCCAAGAGATCAATGACCGCAATCCTAATGAGGGGGATACAAAATGAAAAAACTGATCACGGTAGTTGCAGTCATCGCGGTGTTCGCATGTACTAATGCTAACGCCACAGATTACAGCGTAGGCAAGGGAAACTGGCTCGTAGGCGCCGCCGCGGACCTCAGCCGCATATGGGGAGGCGGGGTTGCCGGAAGAACGACCTTCAACATGAACGCCGAGGTCGGTTATTTTGTCTGGGACTGGCTTATGCCGGAGGCAAAGTTCGAAGTGGACGTAACAAGCGGATACAATCTGGAGATATTCACGGCGGGCGCAAGGGCTTACTGGAACAAGAAGACCTCGCTGTTACCTTATGCAAGGCTTAACGTAGGCGTTGCAAGCTCCGCCAACGGCGACCGCTACACTGCCTTCGCGCTGAACCCTGGCATCGGGCTCGATTACATGATCACAAAGAACGTTGCCATAGGGATCCAGGCGAACTACACCGCGTTCATCAGAAGCTCGACAACGAGCATGTTCGACTTCCCTGTGGGATTTTCCATCTACTTCTGATGCGGCGTTCAATAAATTCTGTAACTGGACGGCGTAATTTTGACAAATTTTGTAACTATGTGAAATCGTTATTCTTCGAGCGAGCATGGCGAGTCGAGAAGCAAACGGAAATAAAATCGGGGCTCTCGACGCAAGCACGCCAGTGGCTTAGTTTTTGCTCGAACAATATCCGATTTTCATTTTAAACTCGCTGTTCAGTCACTATTTTTTTCTACTGATGACGGTGCGTTGATACAATGCGCTAACGTTTCTACGCAAGATTTGTAAAATACGCGGCCTTTTGGCGAACGTCTTCTGCCCAGGCCTTCAACCTCCGAAAACTCGGCGTACGGATCGGCCATGACACGGCCAAGATGTTCTACCGCCCTGCCCTCGTTCTCTTCGCGGTCAAATATATCCTCTGCGGACGACATGAGTATGGCCCGGTAGCCTCGGCGTCCTCCAAAAAAACTAAAGGGGCGCTACCTCACGGCAGTGCCCCTTCAAAAGAAAGGAGGGTTAGGGATCGATATTAAGCGTGATAATGAACCATTGTTGTGCGCTTCTGATGAGCGAGATCGGTCTCAAATGTTTCCAGGACCAATGGGTTCACGCATGAAAGTTCGCCTCTTGCTTCGTCATACTTCTCACGGCACTCGGACATATAATGCATAAGCTCATCTTTGCGTTCTATGTCGTTCGCCTCTTCGTATTCCATTCTGGCATATTCATGGTTAACAGATGTGGTGGCCATGACCAGCTGAAGATTCAGTATATGTTCCCTGCTTCCCGTTTCGATGTCCTTGTTATCGTCCGTCGTGATCATCACATCTTCCAATCCTTCGAACTGCTCTATTGTTAACCTTTTTGCCATAATAGCCTCCCTTTTCCCTTTTTGTTTTATCGTCTCTACTGATAGGTAAAGCATATGGCGTGCCAAATTCGTGATTTGTAACTCGTAACTCGTGACTAGAAAAAGCAAGAAAAACAGCTAGTTGCTGGAATAATTATGCGGCTGTAAAAAGGGTCGTAAAATGAAGGCCAAAAACGGGGGGTTTTATCCCCAGAATTGGTTCTAAATGTCCCCACTTTTTAACCCATCTCTTTGAGGATATTTCTTACAGTAAGAAGGGGATCTTTTGCCTCGGTCACAGGGCGGCCTATCACCAAGAAGTCGGCACCGGCATGGATCGCCTGTTTTGGAGAGGAGATACGCGCCTGATCGTCTAAATGTGTACCGGTCGGGCGGATACCTGGGGTCATAATGATGAATTTTTTGCCGCAGGCCGCGCGTATCGGTTGAATTTCAAGAGGTGAAGCTAGAACTCCGTGAAGCCCAACTTCCTGCGCAAGTTTTGCAAGTCTTATCACCTGCTCTCTTATCTCATATTGAATACCGATATCGCCCAAAGATTCCATGCTGGTCAGGACCGTAACACCGATGATAAGCGGCGGATCGCCATCCGCTGCATCCTGCACCGCGGCCAGAGATTCCGCCATCATCTTGCGGCCGCCCGTTGCATGGATATTTATCATTGCCACCTTAAGTTTGGTGGCAATGTAAACGGCCTTGGCAACGGTTGATGGAATATCATGATATTTAAGGTCCAGGAAAACCTTTCCGCCATGTGCCTGGACCATTTTGATGGCGTCGGGTCCGCAGGCGGTAAAAAGCTGCATGCCGATCTTAAAATTGGTCACCTCTCCTTTGAGAAGGTCGACAAGGTCGGCGGCATGTTCAAGCGAATCGCCGTCGAGAGCGACGATAAGTTTATCTCTGGTGGAATGCTGTGAGAACATAGAACCCCCAAATGACCAATGTCCAAGCTCCAATGACAAATGGAATCACAATAACTCAAGTCCCAATAATGGGTCATTGGGGTTTGGATATGCATTCGTCATTCGGATTTGGTCATTGGTCATTTAATTTATTTTTTATCAAATCCGCTGCCTCTTGCAACGAGACCATCTTGCGTTCGCCTGTTTTGCGAATTTTTAATTCAACTTTTCCTTCGGCAATTGCCTTCTTGCCGATAACAACATGGTAAGGAATGCCGATAAGATCGGCATCGGCAAACTTAACTCCCGGTCTTTCATCTCTATCATCATATAATACTTCAATGCCTGCTTCCTGCAGTTCGTGATAGGTCTTGTCGGCGACCTCTTTCGTCTTTTCGTCGGCCCCCATCACTATAAGCTCAACATGATAAGGAGCGATAGGAAGCGGCCACTTGATGCCGTTCTCGTCGTTATTCTGTTCGATAGCCGCGGCGGCCGTCCTGCTGATGCCGATGCCGTAGCAACCCATCACCATGAACTGATCTTTGCCGCTTTCATCCAGATATACCGCCTTCATCTTCTCTGAATACTTTGTGCCAAGGTGGAACACCTGCCCCACTTCAATGCCGCGTTTTTCAAGCAAGGAACCTGAACTGCATTCCGGACATTTATCGCCTTGTCGGGCGCGGCGCAGGTCCGCAAAGCCCGAAATGTTGCAATCGGCCCACGCAACACCGACCAGATGTGCATCGGTCTTATTGGCGCCTACCACAAAATGTTCATCGCCGAACACCAAAGCATCGGCTATCACCTTCGTCTTGATACCGATAGGCCCAGCGAAGCCGACATCGGCTCCCGTTAAGGCCTTCACATCGTTCTCTCCGGCAAGTTCCAGAACGATATCCCTGGTATCAACCAGCTTAAGATCAAATAGCGCGTTGGTAAGTTTTGCTTCCACTATCTCATGATCACCCCTTACCAGCACCGCAACGAACAGAGACTTATTCTTCTCCGATGCGATCTTATAGATGAGCGTCTTCACAAGCTCGGAGGACTTTACCTTCAGGTGCAGAGCGACCTCCGGTATCGTCTTCTTGCCAGGCGTCGGAACCTCCACATATTTACTGGCGGCCCTGGCATCCTTCAGTTCTTCGTTCATCTTGTGGAGCTGATTAGGCTTTGCAAGACGCGTCTTCTCCACATTCGATGCATATTCACATTTATCGCAGAAGAATATCGCATCCTCACCGGAGCTGGCGATGACATGGAACTCATGGGACAACGTTCCGCCTATTGCACCGGTCACCGCCTCAACGGGCCTGAACGAAAGCCCACATCTTTTAAAGATGCGTTTATATGTGTCATACATCACTTGATAGGTCTTTTTTGAGGCCTCAACGTTGACATCAAAAGAATAGGCGTCCTTCATGATGAACTCTCGCCCGCGCATGACGCCAAAACGGGGACGAACCTCGTCTCTGAACTTGGTCTGGATCTGATAAAGATTCTTCGGTAGGTCGCGGTAAGATTTAATTTCTCTTCTGGCAAGATCGGTTATCGCCTCTTCGTGGGTCGGGCCCACGCAGAAATCGTGATCGGCCCTATCCTTGATACGGAGCAGTTCCTTGCCGTAGAAATCCCAGCGTCCCGATTCCCGCCATAGCTCTGCAGGCATGATGATCGGCAGAAGGAGTTCCAGCGCGCCGGAAGCATCCATCTCTTCCCTAACTATAGTTTCAATTTTTCTGAACACCCGCAAGGCAAGTGGAAGATAATCATAGATGCCAGCCGCAACCTTCCGTATATAACCTCCGCGGATCATAAGTTTGTGACTTATAACTTCTGCATCCGCCGGATCTTCACGCAGTGTAGGGATCAGTGATCTGCTGTATCTCATATCGATGTTATGTCATTGCGAGCGAATAGCGAAGCAATCCAGTTAATTTAAACGGGGGATTGCTTCGTCACTTCGCTCCTCGCAATGACCGTTCCACTTCTTTCATAAGTTCTTCTTCAAGTTCTTCTTCCTTGCAGGTCCTTACTATCTCGCCTTTTCTGATTATAACTCCCTTGCCGTTGCCGCCGGCAATTCCGATATCCGATTCGCGCGCCTCGCCCGGACCGTTCACAATGCAACCGAGCACGCTGATCTTTAACGGGACCTTTACTTTTGCCAGGCGCTTTTCAACGCGCTCAACAAGCGAGACGAGATCTATCTGTACGCGCCCGCACGTCGGACAACTGACTATCTCAACGCCGGGCCTTTTCCTGAGCCCCAAATTCGCAAGAATTTCATGGGCGGCCTTTATTTCCTGAACTGTATCCGCCGTGAGGGAGACCCTGATAGTATCGCCTATCCCTTCCGCAAGAAGCAGGCCTATTCCAAGCGAGGATTTAATAGCGCCGGGGAGCAAGGTTCCGGCCTCGGTGACCCCCAGATGCAACGGATAATCTACTTTAGATGACAAAAGCCTGTATGAATCTATCGTGTCTATCACGCTTGAGGACTTTATCGATATCTTGATATCAAAAAAATCGTTCTCTTCAAGAATGCGAACATGCCGGAGAGCTGATTCGACCATTGCCGCAGGTTTTGGACCGCCGTATCTGGTCAAAAGTCCTTCTTCAACCGAGCCGCTGTTAACGCCTATTCTGATCGGCACCTTGCAAGCCTTTGCCGCCTTTACGACCTCTTTTACCTTATCATCGCTTCCTATATTCCCCGGATTTATACGAAGGCAGTCAACCCCCGCATCAAGCGCCATGAGCGCAAGTTTGTGATTGAAATGAATATCGGCAACAAGGGGGATATTTATCCCCTCCTTTATCTCTTTAAGCGACTTTGCGGCCGCTTCATCCGGAACTGCCGCCCGAACTATCTCACAACCGGCCTCCTCAAGGCGTTTTACCTCGGCAACGGCGCTCTTTACATCCTCCGTCTTGGACATAAGCATCGACTGAACGGAGACGGGTGCATCGCCGCCTACGGCGACCTTTCCAACGTATATCTTTCGCGTCTTTTTGCGCTTAATGTCCATGGGCACCGTTTTTTAACGTGAAGAGCCCTAAAATGTCAATTTATAAGATTAATATTGATTATGAAATTACCTTCTGTTAGGGCTTGCCGACACTTAACAGGGGAGGATTTTTACTTATGTTTTTAGATCCAATTATAGGCCTGTTCTCGAACGACTTGGCGATCGACCTTGGCACGGCCAACACGCTTGTCTATGCCAAAGGGAAAGGGATAATCGCATCCGAACCCTCGGTCGTAGCCGTTCAAAAGGATTCGCGCGGAATAAGGCACGTCATTGCGGTCGGCCACGAGGCAAAAGAGATGCTCGGCCGTACGCCGGGGAACATCGAGGCGATAAGACCGATGAAGGACGGCGTCATTGCAGATTTCGAAGTTACAGAGGCCATGCTTCGCTACTTCATTCGCAAGGCCCACAACAGAAAGTCGCTCATTCGTCCGAGAATAATCATCTGCATCCCGTCAGGCGTTACGGAGGTTGAAAAACGAGCGGTGAGAGAATCTGCCGAATCCGCCGGCGGAAGAGAGGTTTTCCTGATCGAAGAACCAATGGCGGCCGCGATAGGTAGCGGCCTTCCTATAATGGAAGCAACTGGCAACATGATAGTCGATATCGGCGGCGGCACAACGGAGGTCGCGGTCATATCGCTTGGCGGCATCGTATTCGCCAAATCTATCAGAGTTGCCGGCGACAAGATGGACGACGCCATAATTCACTATCTTAAGAAAAAATACAACATGCTCATCGGCGAACGGACCGCCGAACAGATAAAGATAGAGATCGGCACCGCCTATCCCGACGGGGAGATAAAGACTATGGCGGTAAAAGGCCGTGACCTTATTGCAGGCATCCCCAGAACCTTCGAGATCAATTCAGAAGAGATACGAGAGGCCATTCTTGAACCGGTCAATGCGATAGTTGAAGCCGTGAAGGTAACGCTTGAACGCACTCCTCCGGAAGTTGCGGCCGATATAGTCGAAAGGGGCATTGTTCTCTCTGGCGGCGGCGCGCTCCTCAGAAATCTCGACACGCTCATCAAAGAAGAAACGGGTCTGCCGGTCGTTCAGGCAGAGGACCCGCTGGCAAGCGTTGTATTAGGATCGGGCGCAGCTCTCGACCACCTTGACAAATACAAGTCAATTACCGTATCTTAAGATCTATTTTAAATGCTCTCATCATTTCAAAAATTTACCAGAGGAGTTCTTGCGGTGATTTGCGTTTTTCTGGCCGTGCTTTTAACGTCGCTCGCCTTTCCTAACTTTGAAAGGTTTCACTGGTACAGCCAGCTGGGCATGACCATGATATCCCCTCTGCAATCATCGCTCACCAAAATATCGGGGTTCTTCGGCGGTGCGTGGAGACATTACATCGCCATTTCCGATGCGGCCATCGAGAACGAAAAATTAAAGTTCGATCTTGCCGAGGCAAAGAGAAGGATGATCGAGATGGAAGACGTGCGAAAGGAGAACAACAACCTCCACGAACTTCTTTCCATGTCCTCGTCCCTCAAAAAGGAAGGTTTTGGCGCACGCGTCATCGCCTCGGACGTTACCGCCGAATTCAAGACCGTTACGATAGACAAGGGTTTCAACCAAGGCGCCAGAAAGAACATGGTAGTAATAGGCCCCGGCGGCCTTGTTGGAAGAATAGGAAAGGTCGCCAATTCCGAGTCGGTGGTGCTTCTCATAGCCGACCCCAACAGCGCGGTCGATGTGACAGTTCAACGTACCGGTGCCAGGGCACTTCTTGTAGGCACGTCTATGGAAACAGAGCTTAAGCCTTTCTACTCGCTAAGCCGGCTTGAATACCTAAGGCGGGTGAGCAATGTGGCCGACGGCGATGTCGTTATAACCAGCGGGCTCGACAAGCTCTTCCCTTTCGGCATTCCGGTCGGAACGCTCAACAAGGTACAAAATCAATCATCCGGCGTCTTTAAAGGCGCCGATGTGATACCTTTTGTAGACCTCGCGCAGGTCAAGAACGTAATGGTCCTTAAATGAGAAAGATCTTCCTCATAATGATCTGGACGATCATCTGGCTGGCGCTTGAATCCACGGTCTTGAACGAACTCCCATTACAGAACATGCAGATAGATTTTGTTTTCCTTGCCGTGGTCTCCTTGAGCTTTACCGAAGACACCTTCGAAGGCGTCCTTCCCGTCGCGCTGATAGGTTTTTTGACCGACACCATCTCCCCCGCTCCCTTCGGCCTCTTCACTACCATCTATCTCATCGCGTTCCTTGCCGTTAGATTTGCCACCTCCGCCATATATCTTAGCTCGCCGGTCTCCCGTTTCTTCTGGACGATGATCGCTAGCGCCATTGCCATCTGGCTCAAGGCTCTTTTGACGGCGCTGATATATAAGAACCCGCAGTTCATCGTAATAGCCACGTGGCGTTTCATTCCACAATCGGTCTTTAACGGTGTTGCGGGAGTTTTCATAATCCCGCTCTTTGGATGGTACGCGGGCCTCACGTGGGAAAAGATAACAAGGCCAAAGGGACTGGTACTTAGATAATGGATCTAACGAACGAATATACGCATGATATCGGGAGCAGGTTCAAATACCTGATCTGGATAATCGTTGTATTCTTCCTTATTGTGATCGGCCGCCTTTATTACCTACAGATAATAAAGGGCTCTTATTATCACTTTTTCTCCGAGCAGAACTCTATTAAGGACATGGACATACCCGCGCTTCGCGGCGGCATCTACGACAAGAACGGGATACCGCTTGTCGATGACCGTCCAGCCTTCGACATAATAATCATTCCGCAATATGTCATCGACAAACGAAAGACGGTCGAGAGCATTTCAAAACTTCTGGGAATGGACCCCGACGAGATAAAGGCAAAGATGGCCAAGAACAGGTTGGCCCCCAAATATTTCCCGGTGGTCATAAAAGATGACACAGGCGAAGAAGATGTGGCCGCGATAAGGGCGCACAAGACACCATGGCACGATGAGTCCGACCCTTACGATCTGCGCGGCGTCGATATTCAGATGAGATATGCGAGAATATATCCCGACGGCCTAGCGTCGTCCCATCTTTTGGGATATTTGAAGGAGATAGACACTAACCGTCTTGAATATTATCAAAAAGAAAAGATAGGCGATTACCGGATGGGCGACTTCGTCGGCATCGGCGGCGTTGAAGAGATGTGGGATAGTTCCATACGCGGACGCAACGGATACGATCAAAAGGTTGTGAACGCAATAGGCAGAGAGGTCATCTGGCCCGACATGGAGCTTATCCACGAAGAGCCGAGAAACGGCGCCTCTCTTAATCTTACAATAGATTCAAGGCTCCAGAAGGTGGCTAAGGAAGAGCTTGGCGAAAGGAGCGGAGCGGTCGTTGCCATCGACCCAAGAACCGGCGGCGTTCTTGCCCTCTATTCTAGCCCTTCTATAGATCTCAACAAATTGTCATCGCCCGACGGCGGAAAATACTGGCAGGAGATCGCCTCGGACAAGAAGAGGCCTCTTTACAACAGGGCGATACAGGCCGCCTACCCTCCCGGCTCTACGTACAAGATAGTCACCGCAACCGCTTCACTTGAAGAAGGGGCCATTAAACCTACGGAGCACCTCTCATGCGCGGGCGGAATGAACTTTGGAGGCAGGTTCTACAAGTGCTGGCGCAAAGGCGGACACGGAAGCATTGAGGTTAAAAAAGCTATTACATCTTCGTGCGATACATTCTTTTACCAGATGGGACTCCGGCTTGGACCCGACAAAATTGCTAAACACGCGAACGACCTTGGATTTGGGCAGATAACAGGAATCGATCTGCCGGGCGAAAGGACCGGTCTCATCCCTACCTCCAAATGGAAGATGAAGAGGTTCAATGTTCCGTGGCAGGCAGGCGAGAATCTTTCGATATCGGTCGGTCAGGGCTACGACACCGTCACCCCGCTCCAGAACGCCGTGATGATGGCGACCATCGCCAATGACGGCAAGAGGGTTACACCTCACGTGACCGACTCGCTCATCGGCATCGACGGGAGCATAATATATAAATGGCGTAATAATGAAGGCCCTAAAGTAATGAACGACGAAGATCTTAAATTGATCAAAGAGGGACTTGAAGGGGTTGTCGACAGCCCCGAAGGAA
This genomic interval carries:
- a CDS encoding rubrerythrin family protein — protein: MSIKGTQTEKNLLKAFAGESQARNRYTYFASQAKKDGFEQISSIFEETAAQEKEHAKRFFKFLEGGDVVIEAAYPAGKIGKTAENLKAAAAGENHEWTALYQEFAQTAEKEGLNDIAKAFRAISVAERQHEKRYLDLLANVESHKVFKKDTKVVWRCRNCGYLHGGTEAIDTCPACLHPKAHFEILGENY
- a CDS encoding orotidine-5'-phosphate decarboxylase yields the protein MFSQHSTRDKLIVALDGDSLEHAADLVDLLKGEVTNFKIGMQLFTACGPDAIKMVQAHGGKVFLDLKYHDIPSTVAKAVYIATKLKVAMINIHATGGRKMMAESLAAVQDAADGDPPLIIGVTVLTSMESLGDIGIQYEIREQVIRLAKLAQEVGLHGVLASPLEIQPIRAACGKKFIIMTPGIRPTGTHLDDQARISSPKQAIHAGADFLVIGRPVTEAKDPLLTVRNILKEMG
- a CDS encoding proline--tRNA ligase, with product MRYSRSLIPTLREDPADAEVISHKLMIRGGYIRKVAAGIYDYLPLALRVFRKIETIVREEMDASGALELLLPIIMPAELWRESGRWDFYGKELLRIKDRADHDFCVGPTHEEAITDLARREIKSYRDLPKNLYQIQTKFRDEVRPRFGVMRGREFIMKDAYSFDVNVEASKKTYQVMYDTYKRIFKRCGLSFRPVEAVTGAIGGTLSHEFHVIASSGEDAIFFCDKCEYASNVEKTRLAKPNQLHKMNEELKDARAASKYVEVPTPGKKTIPEVALHLKVKSSELVKTLIYKIASEKNKSLFVAVLVRGDHEIVEAKLTNALFDLKLVDTRDIVLELAGENDVKALTGADVGFAGPIGIKTKVIADALVFGDEHFVVGANKTDAHLVGVAWADCNISGFADLRRARQGDKCPECSSGSLLEKRGIEVGQVFHLGTKYSEKMKAVYLDESGKDQFMVMGCYGIGISRTAAAAIEQNNDENGIKWPLPIAPYHVELIVMGADEKTKEVADKTYHELQEAGIEVLYDDRDERPGVKFADADLIGIPYHVVIGKKAIAEGKVELKIRKTGERKMVSLQEAADLIKNKLNDQ
- a CDS encoding 4-hydroxy-3-methylbut-2-en-1-yl diphosphate synthase — its product is MDIKRKKTRKIYVGKVAVGGDAPVSVQSMLMSKTEDVKSAVAEVKRLEEAGCEIVRAAVPDEAAAKSLKEIKEGINIPLVADIHFNHKLALMALDAGVDCLRINPGNIGSDDKVKEVVKAAKACKVPIRIGVNSGSVEEGLLTRYGGPKPAAMVESALRHVRILEENDFFDIKISIKSSSVIDTIDSYRLLSSKVDYPLHLGVTEAGTLLPGAIKSSLGIGLLLAEGIGDTIRVSLTADTVQEIKAAHEILANLGLRKRPGVEIVSCPTCGRVQIDLVSLVERVEKRLAKVKVPLKISVLGCIVNGPGEARESDIGIAGGNGKGVIIRKGEIVRTCKEEELEEELMKEVERSLRGAK
- a CDS encoding rod shape-determining protein (functions in MreBCD complex in some organisms); the protein is MFLDPIIGLFSNDLAIDLGTANTLVYAKGKGIIASEPSVVAVQKDSRGIRHVIAVGHEAKEMLGRTPGNIEAIRPMKDGVIADFEVTEAMLRYFIRKAHNRKSLIRPRIIICIPSGVTEVEKRAVRESAESAGGREVFLIEEPMAAAIGSGLPIMEATGNMIVDIGGGTTEVAVISLGGIVFAKSIRVAGDKMDDAIIHYLKKKYNMLIGERTAEQIKIEIGTAYPDGEIKTMAVKGRDLIAGIPRTFEINSEEIREAILEPVNAIVEAVKVTLERTPPEVAADIVERGIVLSGGGALLRNLDTLIKEETGLPVVQAEDPLASVVLGSGAALDHLDKYKSITVS
- the mreC gene encoding rod shape-determining protein MreC, yielding MLSSFQKFTRGVLAVICVFLAVLLTSLAFPNFERFHWYSQLGMTMISPLQSSLTKISGFFGGAWRHYIAISDAAIENEKLKFDLAEAKRRMIEMEDVRKENNNLHELLSMSSSLKKEGFGARVIASDVTAEFKTVTIDKGFNQGARKNMVVIGPGGLVGRIGKVANSESVVLLIADPNSAVDVTVQRTGARALLVGTSMETELKPFYSLSRLEYLRRVSNVADGDVVITSGLDKLFPFGIPVGTLNKVQNQSSGVFKGADVIPFVDLAQVKNVMVLK
- the mrdA gene encoding penicillin-binding protein 2 — its product is MDLTNEYTHDIGSRFKYLIWIIVVFFLIVIGRLYYLQIIKGSYYHFFSEQNSIKDMDIPALRGGIYDKNGIPLVDDRPAFDIIIIPQYVIDKRKTVESISKLLGMDPDEIKAKMAKNRLAPKYFPVVIKDDTGEEDVAAIRAHKTPWHDESDPYDLRGVDIQMRYARIYPDGLASSHLLGYLKEIDTNRLEYYQKEKIGDYRMGDFVGIGGVEEMWDSSIRGRNGYDQKVVNAIGREVIWPDMELIHEEPRNGASLNLTIDSRLQKVAKEELGERSGAVVAIDPRTGGVLALYSSPSIDLNKLSSPDGGKYWQEIASDKKRPLYNRAIQAAYPPGSTYKIVTATASLEEGAIKPTEHLSCAGGMNFGGRFYKCWRKGGHGSIEVKKAITSSCDTFFYQMGLRLGPDKIAKHANDLGFGQITGIDLPGERTGLIPTSKWKMKRFNVPWQAGENLSISVGQGYDTVTPLQNAVMMATIANDGKRVTPHVTDSLIGIDGSIIYKWRNNEGPKVMNDEDLKLIKEGLEGVVDSPEGTAHRLSTLGLKIAGKTGTAQVISKEQWRAGVEELRDHAWFVGYAPYGDPKIAVAVIVEHGGFGASAAAPIVGKVIETYLK